In Porphyromonas cangingivalis, a genomic segment contains:
- the panD gene encoding aspartate 1-decarboxylase yields MLIQVLKSKIHRVHVTDANLDYIGSITIDQDLMDAADILPGEKVQIVNNNNGERIETYTIPGTRGSGTVCLNGAAARKFLKGDVVIIISYAIMDREEAKTFEPKVVFPDTKTNLLK; encoded by the coding sequence ATGCTTATTCAAGTTTTAAAATCTAAGATCCACAGGGTCCATGTCACTGATGCCAACCTCGACTACATCGGTAGCATCACAATAGATCAGGACCTCATGGATGCTGCGGATATACTACCGGGCGAAAAGGTCCAGATCGTAAATAACAACAATGGTGAACGCATCGAAACCTATACGATACCGGGAACAAGGGGGTCGGGGACTGTCTGTCTTAATGGAGCGGCAGCTCGTAAGTTCCTGAAAGGTGATGTCGTGATCATCATCTCATACGCCATCATGGACAGAGAAGAGGCCAAGACTTTTGAGCCTAAGGTTGTCTTCCCGGACACAAAAACAAACCTCTTAAAGTAA
- the argS gene encoding arginine--tRNA ligase — MSQYNIEARLQSAITKVLNDLYGIEVKPETVTIQTTKKEFEGHYTLVVFPYLKASKKSPEMTATEVGEALLAQTDLVDRFNVVKGFLNLVLAQHVFIDLLRSAATDESYGITPVSEDAPLCMVEYSSPNTNKPLHLGHVRNNFLGYSVAQILKANGKRVVKTNIVNDRGIHICKSMLAWKKWGDNATPQSTGIKGDHLVGNFYVLWNTKFAEETKPLIDGGMTKEEAETQSSIMAETRQMLKDWEEGKPEVIEMWKMMNEWVYEGFGQTYKRMGVDFDKIYYESDTYLVGKDEVLRGLREGLFVQDPDGSVWADLTGEGYDRKILLRSDGTSVYMTQDIGTAKMRYQDYTIDQMIYVVGNEQNYHFEVLSKLLDKLGFEFGKTLKHFSYGMVELPEGKLKSREGKVVDADNLMDDMAEQAYLISKNAGKGTDMSEAESREVARIVSLGALKYFLLKVDPKRSLLFNPEESIDFNGNTGPFIQYTYARIRSIERRAAADGTKGLLDLSIEVALPTLSDKELMLIRRINEFPSIVEAAGSELSPALIANYTYELVKEYNQFYHDHSILNEPDDVKKALRLTLSSATAKIIKSAMELLGIEVPERM; from the coding sequence ATGAGTCAATACAATATAGAAGCAAGACTACAATCTGCGATAACAAAGGTGCTGAATGACCTCTATGGAATAGAGGTCAAACCGGAAACAGTTACGATCCAAACGACAAAAAAAGAGTTTGAGGGGCATTATACACTCGTTGTTTTTCCTTATCTAAAGGCCTCAAAGAAGAGTCCTGAGATGACAGCAACGGAGGTGGGTGAGGCTCTCTTGGCTCAGACAGATCTTGTAGATCGATTTAATGTTGTCAAGGGCTTTCTTAATCTTGTGTTGGCTCAGCACGTTTTTATCGACCTGTTGAGATCGGCTGCGACGGATGAAAGTTATGGTATCACACCCGTCAGTGAGGATGCTCCTTTGTGTATGGTGGAATACTCTTCGCCAAACACCAACAAACCGTTGCATCTTGGCCATGTCCGTAACAACTTCTTGGGCTACAGTGTGGCGCAGATTTTGAAGGCAAATGGCAAGAGGGTGGTTAAGACCAATATCGTCAATGATAGAGGTATCCATATATGTAAGTCCATGCTGGCTTGGAAGAAGTGGGGAGACAACGCCACTCCTCAGTCAACAGGCATCAAAGGAGATCACCTTGTGGGCAACTTCTATGTCTTGTGGAATACAAAGTTTGCAGAGGAGACAAAACCACTCATCGATGGTGGAATGACCAAAGAAGAGGCTGAGACTCAGTCTTCAATCATGGCCGAAACTCGTCAGATGCTCAAGGATTGGGAAGAGGGTAAGCCCGAAGTCATCGAAATGTGGAAGATGATGAACGAATGGGTTTATGAAGGCTTTGGACAGACATACAAACGAATGGGGGTTGACTTCGATAAGATCTACTACGAAAGTGATACTTACCTTGTCGGTAAGGATGAGGTCTTGAGAGGTCTCCGTGAGGGTTTGTTTGTTCAAGATCCCGATGGCTCGGTATGGGCCGATCTTACCGGTGAAGGCTATGATAGGAAGATATTACTTCGTTCGGATGGGACTTCTGTCTACATGACACAGGACATCGGTACTGCCAAGATGCGTTATCAGGACTACACCATCGATCAGATGATATATGTCGTTGGTAACGAGCAGAACTACCACTTCGAGGTTCTTTCAAAGCTCTTGGATAAGCTCGGCTTTGAGTTCGGAAAGACCCTCAAACACTTTTCCTACGGCATGGTTGAATTGCCCGAGGGTAAGCTAAAGAGTAGAGAAGGTAAGGTTGTCGATGCTGATAACCTCATGGACGATATGGCCGAGCAGGCTTACCTCATCTCCAAGAATGCCGGTAAAGGTACTGACATGAGTGAGGCTGAGAGCCGAGAAGTCGCAAGGATCGTCAGCCTTGGTGCGCTCAAGTACTTCCTATTGAAGGTCGATCCCAAGCGCAGCTTGCTGTTTAACCCCGAGGAGTCTATTGACTTCAACGGTAATACAGGCCCTTTCATCCAATATACTTATGCTCGTATCCGTAGCATCGAACGCCGAGCAGCGGCGGACGGCACAAAGGGGCTTCTCGATCTTAGTATTGAGGTGGCTCTGCCTACATTGTCGGACAAAGAGTTGATGCTCATCAGACGTATCAATGAGTTCCCCTCCATAGTTGAGGCTGCAGGATCTGAGCTCAGCCCTGCACTTATTGCGAATTACACTTATGAGCTGGTGAAGGAGTATAATCAGTTCTACCACGACCACTCAATCCTAAATGAGCCTGACGATGTCAAGAAAGCTCTCCGTTTGACACTCTCATCGGCGACTGCAAAGATCATCAAGAGTGCTATGGAACTATTGGGTATCGAGGTGCCCGAGAGAATGTAA
- a CDS encoding deoxycytidylate deaminase, translating into MDSARKSSEKKQFELDKRYLRMAMIWAENSYCERLKVGALVIKDNMIISDGYNGTPSGFENICEDENNVTKPYVLHAEANAITKVAASSNNSTGATIYVTNAPCIECSKLIIQAGIKRVVYSKEYRLTDGCDLLRRAGITVEHIPLDDADIK; encoded by the coding sequence ATGGACTCAGCACGCAAATCCTCCGAAAAGAAGCAGTTTGAGCTAGACAAAAGGTATCTCCGTATGGCGATGATATGGGCGGAGAACTCTTACTGCGAACGCCTCAAGGTCGGAGCGCTCGTCATCAAAGACAATATGATCATCTCCGATGGTTATAACGGGACACCTTCGGGGTTCGAGAACATCTGTGAGGATGAGAACAACGTGACGAAACCGTATGTACTGCACGCAGAAGCCAATGCCATCACTAAGGTGGCCGCATCTTCCAACAACAGCACCGGGGCAACGATCTATGTCACCAACGCACCTTGTATCGAGTGCTCCAAGTTGATTATCCAAGCAGGCATCAAGAGAGTCGTCTACAGTAAGGAATATAGACTTACCGATGGTTGTGATTTGCTCCGAAGGGCAGGTATTACTGTAGAGCACATCCCCCTTGATGATGCCGACATCAAGTAA
- a CDS encoding S41 family peptidase: protein MKSKKVRYALSIILLVVFSMGGYLLGRYGSSFGKRKDFSFRKLEATLDLIDKYYVDSVSIDSIVNKLVPAVFEQLDPHSFYLTAEQRSQEKESLEGHFFGIGITFNNIKDTVIVINTIPNGPSDIAGIKAGDRIIGVDSINIAGQNIKDDSIRSILRGPDESIVSLSVFRPKDNTTNTIQVRRGSVPIRQMDAAYMINDTLGCIAFSRFTMNTYNEFIKAYAELKLKGMKGLVLDLRDNPGGVMHAALMLSNSFLDKGDLIIYTEGKSESRNDVYSDGTGVMKKLPLYVLINEESASSSEIVSGALQDNDRAIIIGRRSFGKGLVQRTFDYNDGSSLHLTISRYYTPSGRSIQREYSLGKGRSYQYDWYERLARGEFFHEDSIQHKGLVYQTVGGRNVYGGGGIIPDVFVPRDTTGYTAYFSEVASQGLIPKFAFLYADKHRDLLNGFGDAIACYSFLKNQGLIWQFANYANTQGVRVRNYQIYLSQNLISDILYSLIISYIYGQDDAAKVNAYKDPMIIKAVDLFGQQIYSPMDLDKYIRPAQQVVNVSPAEDENTEDNSQEEE from the coding sequence ATGAAATCAAAAAAAGTTCGCTACGCCTTATCAATTATCTTGCTGGTTGTGTTCAGCATGGGAGGTTACTTATTGGGAAGATATGGTTCATCCTTTGGGAAGAGGAAGGACTTTTCGTTTCGGAAGCTCGAAGCTACGCTTGATCTCATAGACAAATATTATGTAGACAGCGTGTCCATCGACTCGATTGTAAACAAGCTTGTTCCTGCAGTCTTTGAACAACTTGATCCACACTCATTCTATTTGACAGCAGAGCAACGCTCTCAAGAAAAAGAGTCTCTCGAAGGACACTTTTTTGGTATAGGGATCACTTTCAACAATATCAAGGATACCGTCATTGTCATCAATACCATCCCGAATGGTCCTTCTGATATCGCAGGTATCAAGGCCGGCGACCGGATCATCGGGGTCGACTCGATTAACATTGCCGGACAGAACATCAAGGACGATTCTATCCGCAGTATCCTCAGAGGCCCTGATGAGAGTATTGTGTCGCTCAGTGTCTTCAGACCCAAAGACAATACGACCAATACCATCCAAGTACGGAGAGGGTCTGTGCCTATCCGTCAGATGGATGCAGCATATATGATCAACGACACTCTTGGCTGCATTGCTTTCTCTCGTTTTACCATGAATACATACAACGAGTTCATCAAAGCCTATGCCGAACTCAAACTGAAAGGAATGAAAGGGCTCGTCTTGGACTTGCGAGATAATCCGGGAGGGGTTATGCACGCCGCACTTATGTTGAGCAACAGCTTTTTGGACAAAGGTGATCTCATCATCTATACGGAGGGTAAGTCCGAGTCTCGCAATGATGTGTACAGTGATGGCACAGGAGTGATGAAGAAGTTGCCTTTATATGTCCTTATCAATGAAGAAAGTGCCTCTTCATCCGAGATTGTCAGCGGTGCACTCCAAGACAACGACAGAGCCATCATCATTGGTCGACGTTCGTTCGGTAAGGGACTTGTACAGCGTACTTTCGATTACAACGATGGGTCTTCCCTTCACCTCACCATCTCCAGATATTACACCCCATCAGGCCGTAGCATCCAAAGAGAGTACAGCCTTGGTAAGGGACGCAGCTACCAGTATGACTGGTACGAGCGTCTGGCGAGAGGTGAATTCTTTCATGAGGATAGTATTCAGCACAAGGGGTTGGTGTATCAGACCGTAGGAGGTCGTAACGTCTATGGCGGTGGGGGGATCATCCCAGATGTCTTTGTGCCGAGGGATACGACCGGCTATACCGCATACTTCTCAGAAGTTGCATCCCAAGGGCTTATTCCCAAATTTGCTTTCCTTTACGCAGATAAACATAGAGACCTCCTTAACGGCTTTGGAGATGCTATTGCCTGCTATAGCTTCCTCAAAAATCAGGGGCTCATCTGGCAGTTTGCAAATTATGCCAATACTCAAGGGGTACGTGTCCGTAATTATCAGATCTACCTGTCTCAAAACCTCATATCAGACATCCTCTATAGTCTCATCATCTCCTATATATATGGCCAAGATGATGCCGCCAAGGTGAATGCATACAAAGATCCTATGATCATTAAGGCTGTCGATCTCTTCGGCCAACAGATCTATTCCCCCATGGATCTTGATAAGTATATCCGACCTGCCCAACAAGTCGTGAATGTCTCTCCGGCGGAAGACGAGAACACAGAGGATAATTCACAAGAAGAGGAGTAA
- a CDS encoding 5-formyltetrahydrofolate cyclo-ligase, which translates to MTSPEIKKDLRRTVKQIYRELSPENRAQISREAALRLLSRLTALPERTKVGIFLSMWDELDTTYLIEALMSEGRLTVLVPRVEGAEMQFYPYDPERTTIISEYGIIEPNNPVKDADVPEVMIVPGIAFDPQGGRVGRGKGFYDKYFSRYKTETALKIAFVADFQIFRQVPMDTHDISMDEIITDKGHYLIREVTLHT; encoded by the coding sequence ATGACATCTCCCGAAATAAAGAAAGATCTCAGACGGACTGTCAAACAGATATACCGTGAACTGTCGCCCGAAAATAGGGCTCAGATCTCTCGGGAGGCTGCACTGCGACTGCTCAGTCGTCTTACAGCCCTTCCAGAAAGAACCAAAGTGGGGATCTTCCTATCCATGTGGGATGAGTTGGATACGACTTATCTCATCGAGGCTCTGATGAGTGAGGGTCGCCTGACTGTGCTTGTTCCCAGAGTCGAAGGAGCTGAGATGCAGTTCTATCCATACGATCCCGAAAGGACGACCATCATCTCTGAGTATGGCATCATCGAGCCCAATAATCCTGTGAAAGATGCCGATGTGCCCGAAGTAATGATAGTTCCCGGGATTGCCTTTGATCCTCAGGGGGGACGAGTGGGAAGAGGCAAAGGCTTTTATGACAAGTACTTCTCCCGCTACAAGACTGAGACTGCTCTGAAGATTGCCTTTGTCGCAGATTTTCAGATCTTCAGACAAGTTCCTATGGATACGCACGACATCTCCATGGATGAGATCATCACAGACAAGGGACATTATCTCATCAGAGAGGTCACACTGCATACATGA
- a CDS encoding sodium ion-translocating decarboxylase subunit beta — MDAGIFQFFGESLEIFLSYTGFANATPGHIVMLLVGLLFIFLGIKYEFEPLLLIPIGFGMLIGNIPFKDAGLQVGIYEEGSVLNILYQGVKQGWYPPLIFLGIGAMTDFSALISNPKLILIGAAAQFGIFAAYIVALYLGFEPNQAGAIGIIGGADGPTAIFLSSKLAPNLMGAIAVSAYSYMALVPIIQPPFMKLLTTKKERTIKMKPPRLVSQKEKILFPIVGLLLTTFIVPSGLPLLGMLFFGNLLKESGVTRRLAETARGPLIDVITILLGLTVGASTQATEFLTASSIKIFILGAFSFVIATCSGVLFVKFLNLFLRKDKKINPLIGNAGVSAVPDSARISQVVGLEYDPSNYLLMHAMGPNVAGVIGSAVAAGILLGFFG; from the coding sequence ATGGATGCTGGTATCTTTCAATTTTTTGGAGAGAGCTTAGAGATCTTTCTTTCGTACACCGGCTTTGCAAACGCCACACCAGGACATATTGTGATGCTCTTGGTGGGGCTTTTGTTCATCTTTCTTGGGATAAAGTATGAGTTCGAACCCCTACTCCTCATCCCGATCGGCTTCGGTATGCTTATCGGTAACATCCCATTCAAAGATGCCGGCCTGCAAGTCGGTATATATGAAGAGGGCTCCGTGCTCAACATACTCTACCAAGGTGTCAAACAAGGCTGGTACCCCCCTCTTATCTTCCTGGGTATAGGGGCTATGACAGACTTCTCTGCTCTCATCTCGAACCCAAAGTTGATCCTCATCGGGGCAGCAGCTCAGTTTGGGATCTTCGCTGCCTATATCGTAGCTCTGTATCTCGGCTTTGAGCCGAACCAAGCCGGTGCGATCGGGATCATCGGTGGAGCTGATGGTCCGACAGCGATCTTCTTGTCGTCCAAGCTCGCACCCAACCTTATGGGTGCCATAGCAGTATCCGCATATTCGTATATGGCTCTTGTACCTATCATACAACCGCCATTTATGAAGCTCTTGACAACCAAGAAGGAGCGCACCATCAAAATGAAGCCTCCACGTTTGGTGTCTCAGAAGGAGAAGATACTATTCCCTATTGTAGGTCTACTTTTGACGACATTCATCGTGCCATCGGGTTTGCCACTCCTCGGGATGCTCTTCTTCGGTAATCTCCTCAAGGAGAGTGGCGTGACACGTCGTCTGGCAGAGACTGCTCGCGGTCCGCTCATCGACGTCATCACGATATTGCTGGGGCTCACAGTAGGGGCTTCGACACAAGCGACAGAGTTCTTGACAGCATCGTCCATCAAGATCTTCATATTAGGAGCATTCTCGTTCGTGATCGCAACGTGCTCGGGCGTTCTTTTTGTTAAGTTCTTGAACCTATTCTTGCGCAAAGACAAAAAGATCAACCCTCTTATCGGTAACGCAGGTGTGTCTGCCGTCCCCGACTCTGCACGTATCTCACAAGTTGTGGGTCTTGAATATGATCCGTCCAACTACCTCCTCATGCACGCGATGGGTCCAAATGTTGCAGGAGTCATCGGATCGGCTGTCGCAGCAGGTATCCTTCTCGGCTTCTTCGGCTAA
- a CDS encoding biotin/lipoyl-containing protein, translating to MKKFNYTINGIKYRVEINSIEGNVAEVTVNGSTYKVELDKEQEVKQMPKPTPVSRPTTTATPKPAAAPAPAAAAPAAGGSGAPVVSPLPGVIIGVHCKVGDEVKRGQRILVLEAMKMENDIKADRDGTITSIAVSQGDNVQEGATLVTIG from the coding sequence ATGAAAAAGTTTAACTACACCATCAACGGTATCAAATACCGTGTGGAGATCAATAGTATCGAAGGCAATGTGGCAGAAGTCACAGTCAACGGGAGCACTTACAAGGTGGAGCTCGACAAAGAACAAGAGGTAAAGCAAATGCCTAAGCCTACTCCTGTATCCCGTCCTACCACAACAGCCACTCCCAAGCCGGCAGCTGCTCCTGCACCTGCAGCGGCAGCACCTGCAGCAGGGGGTAGCGGTGCTCCGGTGGTATCACCACTCCCCGGAGTCATCATCGGAGTACACTGCAAGGTGGGTGACGAAGTCAAGAGAGGCCAGCGCATCCTTGTCCTCGAGGCAATGAAGATGGAAAATGACATCAAGGCAGACAGGGATGGTACCATAACCTCGATCGCGGTTTCTCAAGGAGACAACGTCCAAGAAGGTGCTACCCTCGTAACTATTGGCTAA
- a CDS encoding OadG family transporter subunit → MIRNTINWGIILVLSMLSLSTWAQSVRSLRINEVLLVNESSIMDGYGNRGAWVEIYNTSAATLNLGGCFLTDDITKPTKYPIPRGDRETLIPPRQHKIVWLDGAEERGTFHASVVLDPEQESTLALFDSDGKTLIDKVTIPSGLRADESYARTEDGKGSFTVSESPTPKANNKLIIAQGNTEFFKTHDRSGIVATLISMLVVFSSLIVAYIIFKMIGRTAVKLVKKKSVSAGASHEEAEASLDIPGDVYAAIAMALHQHANSFHDEESTVITIDRVRRRYSPWSSKIHTLTERPQRHRQSHNPSPKK, encoded by the coding sequence ATGATAAGAAATACCATCAACTGGGGTATCATCTTAGTGCTGTCGATGCTTTCGCTATCGACATGGGCTCAGTCGGTGCGTTCGCTACGCATCAACGAAGTGCTCCTTGTCAACGAAAGCAGTATCATGGATGGATATGGCAACAGAGGTGCGTGGGTGGAGATATACAACACCTCCGCCGCGACCCTCAACCTTGGAGGATGCTTTCTCACCGATGACATCACCAAGCCCACCAAGTATCCCATCCCTCGTGGAGACAGAGAGACGCTCATCCCCCCTCGCCAACACAAGATCGTCTGGCTGGATGGAGCAGAAGAGCGTGGCACCTTCCATGCAAGCGTTGTCCTTGATCCTGAGCAAGAGAGCACCCTTGCCCTTTTTGACTCTGACGGGAAGACCTTGATCGACAAAGTCACCATCCCATCGGGATTGAGAGCTGACGAAAGCTACGCAAGGACAGAAGACGGTAAAGGGAGCTTTACAGTATCTGAAAGTCCTACCCCAAAAGCCAACAACAAGCTCATCATAGCACAAGGAAACACAGAGTTCTTCAAGACCCACGACAGAAGTGGTATCGTAGCGACACTTATATCGATGCTCGTCGTTTTCAGTTCACTCATAGTCGCCTACATCATCTTCAAGATGATCGGAAGGACAGCGGTGAAGTTGGTGAAGAAGAAGTCTGTAAGTGCGGGAGCATCACACGAGGAGGCAGAGGCTTCCCTCGACATCCCTGGGGACGTCTACGCTGCAATAGCAATGGCTCTTCACCAGCATGCCAACTCGTTCCATGACGAGGAGAGCACGGTGATCACCATCGACAGAGTGCGTAGAAGATACTCTCCTTGGAGTTCGAAGATACACACCCTCACTGAACGTCCTCAGAGACATAGACAGTCACATAATCCCTCACCTAAGAAATAA
- a CDS encoding acyl-CoA carboxylase subunit beta: MSTQVEKIKELIDLRAQARMGGGEKRIASQHAKGKHTARERIQMLLDEGSFEETDMFVQHRSSNFGLDKTKFLGDGVVTGSGTIDGRLVYVFAQDFTVFGGALGEMHAMKICKVMDQAMKMGAPLIGINDSGGARIQEGVNALAGYAEIFQRNILASGLIPQISAIFGPCAGGSVYSPALTDFNIMCRGTSYMFLTGPKVVKTVTYEDVTQEELGGADVHTTKSGVAHFAVDDEQQGLDLIRHLISFIPQNNLEEAPYYECTDPVDRLDDALNEIIPESPNKAYDMYEVIGSIIDNGEFLEVHKDYAQNIIVGFARFGGQSVGIVANQPRVMAGSLDCNASRKGARFIRFCDAFNIPIVSLVDVPGFLPGTGQEYNGVITHGAKLLYAYGEATVPKVTVILRKAYGGAYIVMSSKHLRGDVNYAWPSAEIAVMGPAGAVEVVFAKEVANAEDPAKAALEKEAEYREAFANPYNAASYGYIDDVIEPRNTRFRIVRALNQLQTKKVTNPAKKHDNIPL; encoded by the coding sequence ATGAGTACACAAGTAGAAAAGATCAAAGAACTCATAGATCTTAGAGCACAAGCTCGCATGGGTGGTGGCGAAAAACGTATCGCCAGCCAGCACGCAAAGGGCAAGCACACTGCCCGCGAACGTATCCAGATGCTCCTTGACGAAGGGAGCTTCGAGGAGACAGACATGTTTGTACAGCACCGTTCGTCCAATTTCGGTCTGGACAAGACAAAGTTCCTCGGTGATGGTGTCGTCACAGGTAGTGGTACCATCGACGGCCGTCTCGTGTATGTCTTCGCTCAGGACTTCACCGTCTTCGGTGGTGCTCTTGGTGAAATGCACGCAATGAAGATCTGTAAGGTGATGGATCAGGCCATGAAGATGGGAGCACCTCTCATCGGTATCAATGACTCGGGTGGTGCTCGTATCCAAGAGGGTGTCAATGCCCTTGCGGGTTACGCAGAGATCTTCCAGCGCAACATCCTTGCTTCGGGACTCATTCCTCAGATCTCAGCGATCTTTGGTCCTTGTGCAGGAGGATCTGTATATTCGCCTGCTCTCACGGACTTCAACATCATGTGCAGAGGGACAAGCTATATGTTCCTCACAGGCCCTAAGGTCGTGAAGACTGTGACTTATGAAGATGTGACTCAAGAAGAACTCGGTGGTGCTGATGTACACACGACAAAGTCAGGTGTGGCTCACTTTGCCGTGGATGACGAACAACAAGGTCTCGACCTCATCCGTCATCTCATCAGCTTCATCCCACAAAACAACCTCGAAGAGGCTCCTTACTACGAGTGCACAGACCCTGTGGATCGTCTCGATGATGCACTCAACGAAATCATCCCTGAGAGCCCCAACAAGGCTTACGATATGTACGAAGTCATCGGATCTATCATCGACAACGGGGAGTTCCTCGAAGTACACAAGGACTACGCTCAAAACATCATCGTCGGCTTCGCAAGATTTGGAGGTCAGTCAGTAGGTATCGTAGCCAACCAACCTCGTGTGATGGCAGGTAGCTTGGACTGTAACGCATCTCGAAAGGGTGCTCGCTTCATCCGCTTCTGTGATGCCTTCAATATCCCCATCGTTTCTCTCGTCGATGTACCGGGCTTCCTTCCGGGCACAGGTCAGGAGTACAACGGTGTGATCACCCACGGTGCAAAGCTACTCTATGCTTATGGCGAAGCAACAGTGCCTAAGGTAACCGTCATCCTACGTAAGGCTTATGGTGGTGCTTACATCGTGATGAGCTCTAAGCACCTCCGTGGTGATGTCAACTACGCTTGGCCTTCGGCTGAGATCGCAGTCATGGGCCCTGCCGGTGCTGTGGAAGTGGTCTTTGCTAAGGAGGTAGCCAATGCAGAAGATCCTGCCAAGGCAGCTCTCGAAAAAGAAGCTGAATACCGTGAAGCATTCGCAAATCCTTACAACGCGGCTTCTTATGGTTACATCGATGATGTCATCGAACCTCGCAACACACGTTTCCGCATTGTCAGAGCACTCAACCAGCTACAGACAAAGAAGGTGACCAACCCTGCGAAGAAGCACGACAACATCCCTCTATAA
- the mce gene encoding methylmalonyl-CoA epimerase yields MNISHIEHLGIAVRSIEESLPYYEGVLGLKCYNIEVVEDQKVKTAFFKVGGTKIELLEPTSEDSTIAKFIEKKGEGVHHIAFAVPDVESSLRECEEKGVSLIDAHPRKGAEGLNIAFLHPKSTRSVLTELCCHPTEAK; encoded by the coding sequence ATGAACATTTCTCACATCGAACACCTCGGGATTGCGGTCAGAAGCATCGAAGAATCCCTACCCTACTATGAGGGCGTACTCGGTCTAAAGTGCTACAACATCGAAGTAGTTGAAGACCAAAAGGTGAAAACGGCATTTTTCAAAGTCGGAGGAACCAAGATCGAACTCCTCGAACCCACATCCGAGGACAGCACCATCGCTAAGTTCATCGAAAAGAAGGGAGAAGGCGTGCATCACATCGCATTTGCAGTACCTGATGTGGAATCATCTTTGAGAGAGTGCGAAGAAAAAGGAGTATCCCTCATAGATGCCCATCCTCGTAAGGGTGCTGAAGGGCTCAATATCGCCTTCCTTCATCCTAAATCAACGAGAAGTGTGCTTACCGAACTTTGTTGTCATCCAACAGAAGCGAAGTAA
- a CDS encoding rhodanese-like domain-containing protein produces MNSIFGKLFGASSSLSMQDIYDLVHRDGAVLLDVRTADEYRKGKVHNSINIPIDELAERTSELPKDRPIIVYCASGGRSSMAHRLLKEKGFEKVHNAKVWEEVSAALDRRK; encoded by the coding sequence ATGAATTCTATATTTGGTAAACTATTCGGTGCTTCTTCATCCCTATCAATGCAAGATATATATGACCTCGTACATCGAGACGGCGCAGTACTCTTGGACGTACGCACAGCCGATGAGTACCGCAAGGGCAAAGTCCACAACAGCATCAACATCCCGATCGACGAACTCGCAGAGAGGACTTCCGAACTGCCCAAGGATCGTCCGATCATCGTCTACTGTGCAAGCGGTGGACGTAGCTCCATGGCTCACCGCCTCCTCAAAGAGAAAGGGTTTGAGAAGGTGCACAATGCCAAGGTCTGGGAAGAGGTTTCTGCGGCATTGGACCGTCGTAAGTGA